Proteins from one Roseovarius nanhaiticus genomic window:
- a CDS encoding thiamine pyrophosphate-binding protein: MLVHEKLAQIVAQEGVSCHFTLLGDANMYFADSLDALGVESIHVRHEHCACSMAMSYARATGDLGFCSVTCGPGVTQLATALPAAVRASIPMVIFAGESPLGKAWYNQQLDQAPVVRALGADYIAIHTQGQIAGKLREAFLSARLHQKPVVVGIPMDLQHHEWTGSEDYVPSQKIMPKPAPLHPAPEAVIEAAELVASARKIVLIAGKGAMRAGASEACAALADQCGALLATTLPVRGLFVDHPFDLGVAGGFSSPLARELFAEADLVIAVGASLTQHMRDAGKLFGAAKVLQIDLAPKGINQGAVVADHVLQGDAKVAVQKLCEALEERGARPSDWRGDTLRERIANAPGDDAKFPEDGYLDPRDVISSLQEILPKQWEMVNSSGHCSYFSAQMRGWQARNFHVIREFGAIGNGLSYAIGVAAARRDNTVVLIDGDGSLLMHAQELETIRRHGFKLLICILNDGAYGSEIHKLRSEGLRDGGAVHGRGDLGAVARGFGLGGKVFTDLSTLASDLDAFDEGEDSALWDFHVSDLVSSPIMRQNHPAKRHG, translated from the coding sequence ATGCTGGTTCACGAAAAGCTTGCACAGATCGTCGCGCAGGAGGGGGTCTCCTGCCATTTCACGCTTCTGGGCGATGCCAACATGTATTTCGCCGACAGTCTCGACGCGCTTGGCGTCGAGTCGATACACGTCCGTCACGAACATTGCGCCTGCTCGATGGCGATGTCCTACGCGCGTGCCACCGGCGATCTGGGCTTTTGCTCGGTGACCTGTGGGCCGGGTGTGACGCAGCTTGCGACGGCCCTTCCGGCGGCGGTGCGGGCCTCAATCCCGATGGTGATCTTCGCAGGGGAAAGCCCGCTCGGCAAGGCGTGGTACAATCAGCAGCTCGATCAGGCGCCGGTCGTTCGTGCCCTCGGGGCGGATTACATTGCCATCCACACTCAGGGGCAGATAGCGGGCAAGTTGCGTGAGGCGTTCCTGTCGGCGCGCCTGCATCAAAAGCCGGTCGTCGTCGGCATCCCAATGGACCTTCAGCATCACGAATGGACCGGATCCGAAGACTACGTTCCCTCGCAGAAGATCATGCCGAAACCCGCGCCCCTGCATCCCGCGCCCGAGGCCGTCATCGAGGCGGCCGAGCTTGTTGCCTCTGCCCGGAAAATCGTGCTGATCGCCGGAAAAGGCGCGATGCGCGCGGGCGCATCCGAGGCTTGCGCGGCGCTGGCCGACCAGTGCGGGGCGCTTCTGGCGACGACGCTGCCCGTGCGGGGCCTTTTCGTGGATCATCCCTTCGATCTGGGTGTTGCCGGCGGTTTCTCGTCGCCCTTGGCGCGCGAGCTTTTCGCCGAGGCGGATCTGGTCATCGCGGTGGGTGCAAGCCTGACGCAGCACATGCGCGACGCGGGCAAGCTCTTTGGCGCGGCCAAGGTGCTACAGATTGATCTTGCGCCGAAGGGAATCAATCAGGGCGCGGTCGTTGCCGATCACGTCCTGCAAGGCGATGCCAAGGTGGCTGTGCAGAAACTCTGCGAGGCGCTGGAGGAGCGCGGCGCGCGCCCGTCCGACTGGCGCGGCGACACCCTGCGCGAGCGGATCGCGAACGCGCCGGGCGACGATGCGAAATTTCCGGAGGATGGATATCTTGATCCGCGCGATGTCATCAGCAGCCTCCAAGAGATCCTGCCCAAGCAGTGGGAAATGGTGAATTCCTCTGGGCATTGCTCGTATTTCTCGGCCCAGATGCGGGGCTGGCAGGCGCGGAATTTTCATGTGATCCGCGAGTTTGGCGCAATCGGCAACGGTCTTTCCTACGCCATCGGCGTCGCGGCCGCGCGCCGCGACAATACGGTTGTCCTCATCGACGGCGATGGCAGTCTGCTTATGCACGCGCAGGAACTTGAGACCATCCGCCGCCACGGGTTCAAGCTGCTGATTTGCATTTTAAACGATGGCGCCTATGGCTCCGAAATTCACAAGCTTCGCAGCGAAGGGCTGCGTGATGGCGGCGCGGTGCATGGCCGGGGAGATCTGGGCGCGGTCGCGCGCGGCTTCGGCCTCGGGGGGAAGGTCTTTACGGATCTTTCGACGCTCGCCAGTGATCTAGACGCGTTCGACGAGGGCGAGGACAGCGCGCTGTGGGATTTCCATGTCAGCGACTTGGTCTCGTCTCCGATCATGCGCCAGAACCATCCCGCCAAACGGCATGGCTAA
- a CDS encoding IclR family transcriptional regulator: protein MAKSPDTEGVERPVAAAERSLRILDAFAAEHRPLTLSDLADATGLFKSVILRYMISFEKLSYVRKLADGRYQLSVKAFQLGRAFENSLDQRELIEATMTQLRDSTGESVFLYVREGDNRMCLMGVDSPQSLRVSRKVGVHIPMDTTSISQVLRDFADGAPRGVAQAADLARYSVGAYDPLTSSISAPVFDRNGTLVGAIAVSGPIGRFDAESPENLAHIATMVQRLSSMLGFSDGA, encoded by the coding sequence ATGGCCAAAAGCCCGGATACTGAAGGGGTCGAAAGGCCCGTCGCCGCCGCCGAGCGATCCTTGCGCATTCTCGATGCCTTCGCGGCCGAGCATCGCCCGCTGACCCTGAGCGATCTCGCCGATGCGACCGGATTGTTCAAGAGCGTGATCCTGCGCTACATGATTTCGTTCGAGAAGCTCTCCTACGTGCGCAAGCTGGCGGATGGCCGGTATCAGCTTTCGGTCAAGGCCTTTCAACTGGGCCGCGCCTTCGAGAACTCGCTCGACCAGCGCGAATTGATCGAGGCGACGATGACGCAGTTGCGGGATTCGACCGGCGAGAGCGTTTTTCTCTACGTCCGCGAGGGCGACAACCGCATGTGCCTTATGGGGGTGGATTCGCCTCAGTCTCTGCGGGTCAGCCGCAAGGTCGGCGTTCATATACCGATGGACACGACCTCGATCAGCCAGGTTCTGCGCGACTTCGCCGACGGCGCGCCCCGAGGCGTGGCGCAGGCGGCGGATCTCGCGAGATATTCGGTGGGTGCCTATGACCCTTTGACCTCGTCGATTTCCGCACCGGTTTTCGACCGGAACGGCACTCTGGTAGGCGCGATTGCCGTGTCGGGTCCGATCGGCCGCTTCGATGCGGAAAGCCCCGAGAACCTCGCTCATATCGCAACGATGGTGCAGCGCCTGTCGTCCATGCTCGGCTTTTCGGACGGCGCCTGA
- a CDS encoding 3-isopropylmalate dehydratase large subunit: MDHPRTMAEKLLGRAAGKDVRAGDIAVCTPSYAMGTDGSIPMAIDYLAKMGRDSVADAAQLLFAMDHYGISSGPNALALQAKARKFAHDNGIRLFDVGDGIGHQLLIEEGIAAPGRLVVGADSHATSYGALNCFGTGIGSSDLAGVMFCGQMWLEVPKTIQVHLIGRLPQGVSAKDVALVLARRMGADGANYMALEFSGPGVATMDMDDRIVLSNMAVEIGAKAGIFPFDGVLEDWMQRIGVMDYTPIIADEGAEVARIVEVDLSALTPQIALPHRVDNVTDLDAQPFTPVDVVYLGTCTGGRMRDYEEALEVITKAGHLSDRVQVVVTPASGQIYSEMKRIGMLDRFRAFGARIELPGCGACCGTCGTIPSNGQKIISSANRNFRGRMGNAAAEIYLASSISCAHAAVRGGFGKRG, encoded by the coding sequence GTGGATCACCCGAGAACGATGGCGGAAAAACTGCTCGGCCGGGCCGCAGGCAAGGATGTGCGAGCAGGCGATATCGCCGTCTGCACTCCGAGTTATGCGATGGGAACGGATGGCTCGATTCCCATGGCGATCGATTATCTGGCCAAGATGGGCCGCGACTCTGTGGCCGATGCCGCACAGCTTCTTTTCGCAATGGATCACTACGGCATCAGCTCGGGCCCGAACGCCCTGGCGCTTCAGGCGAAGGCACGAAAATTCGCGCATGACAACGGCATTCGCCTCTTCGACGTCGGCGACGGGATCGGTCATCAGCTTTTGATCGAGGAAGGAATCGCCGCGCCCGGGCGCCTCGTGGTCGGAGCGGATTCGCATGCGACCTCCTATGGCGCGCTGAATTGCTTTGGCACCGGGATCGGTTCGTCCGATCTGGCGGGAGTGATGTTTTGCGGGCAGATGTGGCTGGAGGTTCCGAAGACAATTCAAGTGCATCTGATCGGCCGTCTGCCGCAGGGCGTTTCGGCCAAGGACGTGGCTCTGGTTCTGGCCCGGCGCATGGGCGCGGATGGGGCCAATTACATGGCGCTGGAATTCAGCGGGCCGGGCGTGGCGACGATGGACATGGATGACCGGATCGTTCTGTCCAACATGGCGGTCGAAATCGGCGCGAAGGCAGGGATCTTTCCCTTCGATGGCGTGCTCGAGGATTGGATGCAGCGCATCGGCGTCATGGATTACACGCCGATCATCGCCGATGAGGGGGCGGAGGTGGCGCGGATAGTCGAGGTGGATCTTTCGGCCCTGACACCCCAGATCGCGCTGCCACACCGCGTTGACAACGTGACCGATCTTGACGCCCAGCCCTTCACGCCGGTCGACGTCGTCTATCTCGGCACCTGTACCGGGGGAAGGATGCGCGACTACGAGGAGGCGCTGGAGGTGATCACGAAGGCTGGGCATCTCAGCGACCGGGTTCAGGTGGTTGTGACGCCAGCCTCGGGCCAGATCTACAGCGAGATGAAGCGTATCGGAATGCTGGACCGGTTCCGGGCCTTCGGAGCCCGGATCGAGCTTCCAGGATGTGGCGCCTGCTGCGGGACATGCGGAACAATCCCCTCGAACGGCCAGAAGATCATCTCGAGTGCCAATCGCAATTTCAGGGGCCGGATGGGCAATGCCGCGGCAGAGATCTATCTCGCCTCGTCCATATCCTGCGCGCATGCGGCCGTGCGCGGCGGCTTTGGCAAACGAGGCTAA
- a CDS encoding acetoin utilization protein AcuC yields the protein MTPLHRPLFLGSEIYRGSTYGAWHPLRIPRVSTVIDLVRAMGWLGPEQYRASPRAKPGALTGYHTRAYVDALLDAERLQFASPQTRARHNIGTPSNPIFPEMYRRPATGAGASLLAGELLAGGGVIHSPGGGTHHGMPDRANGFCYLNDVVLAIQSLRRHGARRVAYIDIDAHHADGVEHAFAAEPEVLLISTHEEGRWPRTGALDDRGAGQVYNLPLPRGLSDSEMALVRDQLILPVVARHRPDAIVLQCGADAVEEDPQSRLGLSNGAHWAILRSLQNMAPRLLVLGGGGYNPWTVGRLWAGNWAVLNGYEIPDVLPKAAQAVLGALRWQRPGSPRQIAPEAHWITSMADAPRTGPIRAEIRARIETLLAGRDG from the coding sequence TTGACCCCGCTTCACCGGCCTTTGTTTCTCGGCTCCGAAATCTATCGCGGTTCTACCTATGGCGCGTGGCACCCGCTGCGTATCCCGCGCGTATCGACCGTAATCGACCTGGTGCGGGCGATGGGCTGGCTTGGCCCGGAGCAATACCGCGCCAGCCCTCGCGCCAAGCCCGGCGCGCTTACGGGCTATCATACCCGTGCCTATGTCGACGCATTGCTGGACGCCGAACGCCTGCAGTTCGCGAGCCCGCAAACCCGCGCGCGGCACAATATCGGCACACCGTCTAACCCTATTTTCCCCGAGATGTATCGCCGTCCCGCCACCGGTGCGGGCGCATCGCTTCTGGCGGGCGAATTGCTGGCCGGGGGCGGCGTCATTCATTCGCCGGGGGGCGGCACACATCACGGTATGCCGGACCGCGCGAACGGGTTTTGCTATCTCAATGACGTCGTTCTGGCCATTCAGTCGCTGCGCCGGCATGGGGCGCGGCGTGTTGCCTATATCGACATCGACGCGCACCATGCTGATGGGGTCGAACATGCCTTTGCCGCCGAGCCGGAGGTGTTGCTGATCTCGACCCACGAAGAGGGCCGCTGGCCGCGCACCGGTGCGCTCGATGATCGCGGGGCGGGCCAGGTCTACAATTTGCCGCTGCCGCGCGGCCTGAGCGACAGTGAGATGGCGCTCGTTCGCGATCAGCTGATCCTGCCCGTGGTAGCGCGGCACCGTCCCGATGCGATCGTGCTGCAATGCGGGGCCGACGCGGTGGAGGAGGATCCGCAATCGCGCCTTGGCCTGTCGAACGGGGCGCATTGGGCGATCTTGCGCAGCTTGCAGAATATGGCGCCGCGCCTTCTGGTGCTGGGCGGGGGCGGCTACAATCCTTGGACGGTCGGACGGCTCTGGGCGGGGAACTGGGCGGTGTTGAACGGGTATGAGATCCCCGACGTGCTGCCAAAGGCGGCGCAGGCCGTGCTGGGCGCGCTACGCTGGCAGCGCCCCGGCTCGCCCCGACAGATCGCGCCCGAGGCGCATTGGATCACGTCGATGGCCGATGCGCCACGAACCGGGCCGATCCGCGCCGAGATCCGTGCGCGGATCGAAACATTGCTGGCCGGGCGCGATGGCTGA
- a CDS encoding lipocalin-like domain-containing protein, with protein sequence MSVKRWCALLILLLLPQQIPAQGFAGLGTEAEGFAVPERGTQLEFPADHGAHPAYRIEWWYLTANMTGPDGTPYGLQWTLFRSALAPRDGDGWSAPQLWMGHAAVTSPHTHHVAERLARGGIGQAGVTADPFEAWIDDWQMAGPDFGQLRLTASGPDFAYDVELTAKGPIVRHGDEGFSVKSAAGQASYYYSQPFYDLAGTLSLPGGDVEVTGTAWLDRKWSSQPLAEDQSGWDWFSLSFQTGEKMMGFVLRGASDFTSGTWIGADGKASALPDDALKAEPLDWHEVAGRSVPVRWRVTVPERGLDATVTAINPDAWMDTSVPYWEGPVTIAGSHEGIGYLEMTGYGD encoded by the coding sequence ATGAGCGTTAAGCGATGGTGTGCCCTTCTGATCCTGCTCTTGTTGCCGCAACAGATACCGGCCCAAGGCTTTGCCGGGCTCGGCACCGAGGCCGAAGGATTTGCCGTGCCGGAGCGTGGAACCCAGCTTGAATTTCCCGCCGATCACGGCGCGCACCCCGCCTACCGGATCGAGTGGTGGTATCTGACCGCGAACATGACCGGCCCGGATGGCACGCCCTACGGGCTGCAATGGACGCTCTTTCGCTCGGCGCTGGCGCCTCGGGACGGCGACGGGTGGAGCGCGCCACAGCTTTGGATGGGCCACGCGGCGGTCACGTCGCCGCACACGCATCACGTGGCCGAGCGGCTGGCGCGGGGCGGGATCGGCCAGGCGGGCGTCACAGCCGACCCATTTGAAGCATGGATCGACGACTGGCAGATGGCCGGCCCGGATTTCGGGCAGCTTCGCCTGACCGCCTCCGGCCCAGATTTCGCCTACGACGTCGAGCTGACCGCCAAAGGCCCGATTGTCCGGCACGGCGATGAGGGGTTTTCGGTCAAATCCGCTGCAGGGCAGGCGAGTTATTACTATTCACAGCCATTTTATGATCTTGCGGGCACGCTGAGCCTGCCGGGCGGCGATGTGGAGGTGACAGGGACGGCGTGGCTCGACCGGAAATGGTCGTCGCAGCCCTTGGCGGAGGACCAAAGTGGTTGGGATTGGTTCTCGCTCTCGTTCCAGACCGGCGAGAAAATGATGGGGTTCGTGCTGCGCGGCGCCAGCGATTTCACCTCGGGCACCTGGATCGGCGCAGATGGCAAGGCAAGCGCGCTGCCGGATGACGCGCTGAAGGCCGAGCCCCTGGATTGGCATGAGGTCGCGGGCCGCAGCGTACCAGTGCGCTGGCGCGTCACAGTGCCAGAGCGCGGCCTTGATGCCACGGTAACGGCCATAAACCCCGATGCCTGGATGGACACATCCGTGCCCTATTGGGAGGGGCCGGTGACGATTGCGGGCAGCCATGAGGGCATCGGGTATCTGGAGATGACCGGCTACGGCGACTGA
- a CDS encoding FtsX-like permease family protein, whose translation MNAAVLSALSGYWRRNPLQLITLLAGLALATALWSGVQAINAEARISYDAAASILGEGRYAQITSANGAPIAQQSYVALRRAGWLVSPVIEGRVGGVRVVGLEPLTAPGGIGPVAPAEGADLGAFLSGAGQVFGRAETLAALPGIAPEGVLAPDVAPNTLLADIGVAQALLNRPGEIDRLIVLPNQPMTRPSLAEVAPDLMQVAPRGGGDVARLTDSFHLNLTAFGLLSFAVGLFIVHGAIGLAFEQRRPMMRSMRALGVPLRRLIALMAAELALLALVAGLIGVVLGYVIAAFLLPDVAATLRGLYGADISGQLSLRPAWWLSGLAIALGGTAVAASGAFWSLARMPLLAGAQPRAMAMARRGGWMALASVALLATAAALAAWGQGLLAGFALLAALLIGGAFALPPLLGLLLKLAEVPARRPVAEWFWADTRQQVPGLSLALMALLLAMAANVGVSTMVSSFRLTFTGFLDQRLASELYVRAEDGAQADAIARVAASRADALLPILTVEREVAGMPAEIYGARDHATYRENWQFLSALPQAWDRLAEGDGALINEQMFRRAQLALGDSISIASAREVTVLGIYGDYGNPIGQVIVTEDLFRALYPDVEARNFGLRTEAENVPALRAALTEEAGISEAAMIDQASIKAMSLAIFERTFTVTTALNVLTLAVAGFAILMSLLTLAAIRVPQLAPVWALGLTRRNLALLDLVRAVVLAALTALLALPLGLLLAWALLAVVNVEAFGWRLPMYVFPLDYLRLTFLALFAAALAALWPAWRLWRTPPAQLLGVFRNER comes from the coding sequence GTGAACGCGGCCGTCCTCTCGGCGCTATCGGGGTATTGGCGCCGCAATCCCTTGCAACTCATCACGCTTTTGGCGGGCCTTGCGCTGGCCACGGCGCTCTGGTCAGGGGTGCAAGCAATCAATGCCGAGGCCCGCATCAGCTACGATGCGGCGGCTTCGATCTTGGGCGAAGGGCGTTATGCGCAGATCACATCAGCCAACGGGGCGCCCATCGCGCAGCAAAGCTATGTTGCGCTGAGGCGCGCGGGCTGGCTCGTCTCGCCGGTCATCGAGGGCCGCGTGGGCGGCGTGCGCGTCGTCGGGCTGGAACCATTGACGGCACCCGGCGGGATAGGCCCGGTCGCCCCCGCCGAGGGCGCCGATCTGGGCGCGTTTCTGTCGGGCGCGGGGCAGGTCTTCGGGCGGGCCGAGACGCTGGCTGCACTGCCGGGTATCGCGCCAGAGGGGGTTCTGGCCCCGGATGTTGCGCCCAACACGCTGCTGGCCGATATCGGCGTGGCGCAAGCCCTGCTGAACCGTCCGGGCGAGATTGACCGTCTGATCGTGCTGCCGAACCAGCCCATGACCCGCCCGTCGCTGGCAGAGGTCGCGCCGGACCTGATGCAGGTAGCGCCGCGGGGCGGCGGCGACGTGGCCCGCCTTACGGATAGTTTTCATCTGAACCTGACGGCCTTCGGCCTGCTGTCCTTTGCCGTGGGCCTCTTCATCGTGCATGGCGCCATCGGCCTCGCGTTCGAGCAGCGGCGCCCGATGATGCGCAGCATGCGCGCGCTCGGGGTTCCTCTGCGGCGCCTGATTGCGTTGATGGCGGCGGAGCTGGCGCTGCTGGCGCTGGTCGCCGGACTGATCGGCGTCGTGCTCGGCTACGTCATCGCAGCCTTTCTGTTACCTGATGTGGCGGCAACCCTGCGCGGACTATACGGCGCGGACATCTCCGGCCAGCTCAGCCTCCGTCCCGCATGGTGGCTGTCGGGGCTGGCCATCGCGCTGGGGGGCACGGCGGTCGCCGCCAGTGGCGCGTTCTGGTCGCTGGCGCGGATGCCGCTTCTGGCCGGGGCGCAGCCGCGCGCGATGGCAATGGCGCGGCGGGGCGGTTGGATGGCCTTGGCGTCGGTGGCCCTACTGGCGACAGCGGCGGCGCTGGCGGCCTGGGGTCAGGGCCTGCTGGCGGGCTTTGCCCTGCTGGCGGCGCTGTTGATCGGCGGCGCCTTCGCACTTCCGCCCCTCCTCGGTCTTCTGCTGAAGCTGGCCGAGGTGCCGGCGCGGCGCCCCGTCGCCGAGTGGTTCTGGGCCGACACGCGCCAGCAGGTGCCGGGCCTTTCGCTGGCGCTCATGGCCCTCCTCTTGGCAATGGCGGCGAATGTCGGCGTATCGACCATGGTATCGTCCTTCCGGCTGACCTTCACCGGGTTTCTCGATCAGCGGCTTGCCTCCGAACTTTATGTGCGGGCTGAGGATGGGGCGCAGGCGGACGCGATCGCGCGCGTCGCCGCCAGCCGCGCCGATGCGCTCCTTCCGATCCTGACGGTCGAGCGCGAGGTCGCAGGCATGCCCGCCGAGATCTACGGCGCGCGGGACCACGCGACATACCGCGAGAATTGGCAATTCCTCAGTGCGCTTCCGCAGGCATGGGACCGGCTGGCCGAGGGGGACGGCGCGCTGATAAACGAGCAGATGTTCCGCCGCGCGCAGCTGGCGCTCGGGGACAGCATCAGTATCGCGTCCGCCCGAGAGGTGACGGTGCTGGGCATCTATGGGGACTACGGCAATCCCATCGGGCAGGTCATCGTCACCGAGGATCTCTTTCGCGCGCTTTATCCCGATGTCGAGGCGCGTAATTTTGGTCTGCGCACGGAGGCCGAGAACGTGCCCGCCCTGCGCGCCGCTCTCACCGAGGAGGCGGGCATAAGCGAGGCCGCGATGATCGACCAGGCGTCGATCAAGGCAATGTCGCTCGCCATTTTCGAGCGGACCTTTACCGTGACGACGGCACTTAACGTGCTGACCCTTGCCGTCGCAGGCTTCGCGATCCTGATGAGCCTTCTGACCCTTGCCGCGATCCGCGTGCCGCAGTTGGCCCCCGTCTGGGCACTGGGGCTGACACGGCGCAACCTAGCACTTCTGGATCTGGTGCGTGCCGTCGTTCTGGCGGCGCTTACAGCCCTCCTGGCGCTGCCGCTCGGCCTTTTGCTTGCTTGGGCGCTTCTTGCGGTGGTCAATGTCGAGGCGTTCGGCTGGCGCCTGCCGATGTATGTCTTTCCGCTGGATTACCTGCGCCTGACCTTTCTGGCACTGTTCGCCGCCGCGCTGGCGGCGCTCTGGCCCGCCTGGCGCCTGTGGCGCACGCCGCCTGCGCAGCTATTGGGAGTGTTCCGAAATGAGCGTTAA
- a CDS encoding ABC transporter ATP-binding protein: MLLKLDQVTKSYPGTEAPVLRGVSLELPRGGMMALTGESGSGKSTLLHLIGGLDTADSGKIEIEGTDLTALGDAGRAGLRRGTVGVIFQQFNLIPSLDVAANIAFQARLAGRHDAARTDAMAERLGLADHMHKYPEQLSGGQQQRVAIARTLAPRPSLVLADEPTGNLDEASADAVLGLLQDLVEETGAGLIVVTHSERLAQRLPRRLHLRAGQLT, encoded by the coding sequence ATGCTGCTGAAATTGGATCAGGTCACCAAGAGTTATCCCGGCACCGAGGCGCCGGTTCTGCGCGGTGTGTCGCTGGAATTGCCGCGCGGCGGAATGATGGCCCTGACGGGCGAGTCGGGATCGGGCAAGAGCACACTTCTGCATCTGATCGGGGGGCTCGATACCGCCGACAGTGGTAAAATCGAGATCGAAGGCACCGATCTGACCGCGCTGGGCGATGCCGGGCGGGCCGGGCTCCGGCGCGGCACCGTCGGCGTCATCTTTCAGCAGTTCAACCTTATCCCGTCGCTCGATGTGGCCGCCAATATCGCGTTTCAGGCCCGGCTGGCCGGACGGCACGATGCCGCACGTACCGACGCAATGGCCGAGCGTCTGGGGCTTGCCGACCATATGCACAAATACCCCGAGCAACTATCAGGCGGCCAGCAACAGAGGGTGGCGATTGCCCGGACCCTTGCACCTCGGCCCAGCCTGGTTCTGGCCGATGAGCCAACGGGAAATCTCGACGAGGCAAGCGCGGATGCGGTGCTGGGCCTGTTGCAGGACCTGGTCGAGGAAACGGGCGCCGGGCTGATCGTTGTTACCCATTCCGAACGGCTGGCACAGAGACTGCCCCGGCGCCTTCACTTGCGGGCGGGGCAGCTGACGTGA
- a CDS encoding response regulator: MIKILHAEDDADIREIAAMALSLSGEFELVQAASGEDAVRQVETFRPDVLLLDMMMPGMTGCEALDKIREKALFKDIPAIFMTARAQNSEIECLHACGASAVISKPFDPLSLGDQIMEILERHRLSLSA; this comes from the coding sequence ATGATCAAGATTTTGCATGCAGAGGACGATGCCGACATCCGTGAGATAGCAGCGATGGCCCTGTCACTGTCGGGAGAATTCGAATTGGTCCAAGCCGCGTCCGGCGAAGACGCCGTGAGACAGGTCGAAACCTTCCGTCCAGACGTGCTATTGCTGGACATGATGATGCCTGGCATGACCGGCTGCGAGGCATTGGACAAGATACGAGAGAAGGCGTTGTTCAAGGATATTCCCGCGATTTTCATGACTGCGCGCGCTCAGAATTCCGAAATCGAATGTCTCCATGCCTGCGGTGCCTCTGCCGTCATCAGCAAGCCGTTCGATCCGCTTTCCCTGGGCGATCAGATCATGGAAATACTCGAGCGGCACCGCCTGAGCCTCAGCGCCTGA
- a CDS encoding PAS domain-containing sensor histidine kinase, with protein MIGTIGAVIIAAGAPVILMSVWFRRQLRHIVDPLEQKLQALDAHSVVSTVDGKGRIVSVNDKMTALSGRSRDALIGSPVSTLYPESEVDLPQRIRARLKAGQTWHGETPLRHADGSTFYTQTTIIPLSDTKGGWNGSISVRTDITSMKQLRSEQKTMEVLDELRDDIWIVNSSDWQLNYMNNAARQRLGYLGPPAEGKNLEHLIEQTDFEPIGLACRALNGSAESASRFEIVHDGVPLHVSVKFVNDAKGSGFFLIVMSDISDRVAQDRKKSEFVATVSHELRSPLTSIKGALSLLLSAKDTQISDKARDLMAIAHRNSDRLILIINDILDLEKISSGEMQMQLQDIDLSEIICEARHATAMIEKLSNVNIEVSGTAKPLPIQTDPNRLIQVLTNLLSNACKFAGESGRVRLSLKNEGDHVRISVEDEGPGIPVNEQHMIFQRFADMTNSDRAAKGGTGLGLSICKAIVESLGGTIGFQSREGVGTEFFFTLPRNQPEADISQISQLQSKPVERHV; from the coding sequence ATGATCGGCACGATCGGCGCTGTGATCATTGCGGCAGGCGCGCCTGTCATTCTGATGAGCGTCTGGTTTCGCCGGCAGCTGCGACACATCGTCGATCCGCTGGAGCAAAAACTGCAAGCGCTTGATGCACACTCTGTTGTAAGCACGGTCGATGGCAAAGGCCGCATCGTCAGTGTCAATGACAAGATGACCGCCCTCAGCGGCCGCTCGCGAGATGCGCTTATCGGCAGTCCCGTCAGCACTCTTTACCCAGAGTCCGAAGTCGACTTGCCCCAGCGTATTCGTGCGCGTCTGAAGGCGGGGCAGACGTGGCACGGCGAGACACCGCTGCGCCACGCAGATGGCAGCACTTTCTACACCCAAACGACGATCATTCCCCTGTCGGACACCAAAGGCGGGTGGAACGGCTCTATATCGGTACGAACCGATATCACCAGCATGAAGCAGCTTCGCTCTGAACAGAAAACCATGGAAGTGCTGGACGAGTTGCGGGATGATATCTGGATCGTCAATTCGTCCGACTGGCAGCTCAACTACATGAACAATGCCGCCCGCCAGCGGCTGGGCTATCTTGGCCCGCCTGCTGAAGGCAAAAACCTGGAACATCTGATCGAGCAGACAGATTTTGAGCCTATCGGCCTGGCCTGCCGTGCCTTGAACGGCAGCGCAGAGTCAGCCTCGCGGTTCGAGATTGTTCATGACGGCGTGCCGCTCCACGTGAGCGTCAAGTTCGTGAATGACGCGAAAGGCAGCGGTTTCTTTCTTATTGTGATGAGCGATATCTCCGACCGGGTGGCACAAGATCGCAAGAAGTCCGAGTTCGTGGCAACCGTGAGCCACGAGCTGCGCTCGCCGCTGACCTCTATCAAAGGTGCATTGAGCCTTCTGCTCTCCGCCAAGGACACACAGATTTCGGACAAGGCGCGCGACCTGATGGCAATCGCGCACCGCAACTCGGACCGGTTGATCCTGATTATCAACGACATTCTCGATCTCGAGAAGATTTCGAGTGGCGAGATGCAGATGCAGCTTCAGGATATTGACCTGTCCGAGATCATCTGCGAGGCGCGACATGCGACGGCGATGATCGAGAAACTGTCCAACGTGAATATCGAAGTCTCGGGCACGGCAAAACCGCTGCCGATCCAGACGGACCCGAACCGGCTGATCCAAGTTCTGACCAACCTTCTTTCCAACGCATGCAAATTTGCGGGCGAGTCTGGCCGCGTGCGCCTTTCGCTCAAGAACGAAGGCGATCACGTTCGGATATCCGTCGAGGATGAAGGCCCCGGCATTCCGGTCAATGAGCAGCACATGATCTTTCAGCGTTTCGCGGACATGACGAATTCCGACAGGGCCGCAAAAGGCGGAACCGGACTGGGCCTCAGCATCTGCAAGGCCATCGTCGAGAGTCTCGGCGGGACCATCGGCTTTCAATCTCGCGAAGGCGTCGGCACCGAGTTCTTCTTCACGCTTCCTCGGAACCAGCCCGAGGCGGATATCAGCCAAATCAGCCAGCTTCAGAGCAAACCAGTAGAGAGGCACGTATGA